A region from the Bacteroidota bacterium genome encodes:
- a CDS encoding aminotransferase class I/II-fold pyridoxal phosphate-dependent enzyme has product MPDPNFDRIKRLPPYVFAVVNEKKYQLRRNNVDIIDLGMGNPDLPTPDFIVKKLAEAATKPKNHRYSVSRGIFKLREALANWYLRRFNVSLDPDREVVTTIGSKEGLAHLMLACLDRGDTVLVPDPTYPIHTYAAVISGAQVHHVAMPADEKEFFENIKRSFETTWPKPKMILTCFPSNPTAYVASDAFFRELVAFARSKDVWLINDQAYAELTFEGEPVSILQIPGAKDVAVEFYTLSKTYNMAGWRVGFCAGNPQLVSALTKIKSYLDYGMFQPIQIAATVALNEGDRFIPELREVYRKRRDLLVDGLGKFGWTVPRPSASMFVWAQIPDFAASKLSVEFSSLALENARVAFSPGLGFGSNGEGYVRIALVENEHRIRQAIRGLKAWMTH; this is encoded by the coding sequence ATGCCAGATCCCAATTTTGACCGGATTAAACGCCTTCCCCCTTACGTTTTTGCAGTCGTCAACGAAAAAAAGTACCAGTTGCGCCGCAATAATGTGGATATCATCGATCTGGGTATGGGAAACCCGGATCTACCCACTCCTGACTTTATTGTAAAAAAACTGGCAGAGGCAGCCACCAAACCAAAGAACCACCGGTATTCGGTCAGCCGAGGTATTTTTAAACTCCGGGAAGCATTGGCCAACTGGTACCTGAGACGATTCAACGTCAGCCTGGACCCTGACCGCGAGGTCGTAACCACCATCGGAAGCAAGGAGGGTCTTGCCCACCTGATGCTGGCCTGCCTGGACCGGGGTGATACCGTGCTGGTTCCCGATCCGACTTACCCGATTCATACCTATGCGGCCGTCATTTCCGGGGCCCAGGTCCACCATGTGGCCATGCCGGCCGATGAAAAGGAATTTTTCGAAAACATCAAACGGTCCTTTGAAACCACCTGGCCCAAACCCAAAATGATCCTCACCTGTTTTCCCAGCAATCCGACTGCCTATGTCGCCTCGGATGCCTTTTTCAGGGAACTGGTGGCCTTTGCCCGGTCAAAGGATGTCTGGCTGATCAATGACCAGGCCTATGCCGAGCTGACTTTTGAAGGCGAACCGGTCAGTATACTTCAGATACCGGGGGCCAAAGACGTGGCCGTTGAGTTTTACACCCTCAGCAAAACCTATAACATGGCTGGCTGGCGGGTCGGATTCTGTGCCGGTAATCCGCAATTGGTTTCTGCTCTCACCAAGATTAAAAGCTATCTGGATTATGGCATGTTTCAGCCGATTCAGATTGCTGCAACCGTTGCCCTGAACGAAGGCGACCGGTTTATCCCGGAATTGCGTGAAGTCTACAGGAAGCGCCGTGATTTGCTGGTTGATGGACTTGGAAAATTCGGCTGGACGGTGCCCAGACCCAGTGCAAGTATGTTTGTCTGGGCTCAGATCCCTGATTTCGCTGCCTCAAAGTTATCGGTGGAATTCTCGTCCCTGGCCCTGGAAAATGCCCGTGTGGCCTTCAGTCCCGGACTAGGATTTGGCAGCAATGGCGAGGGGTACGTCAGAATTGCCCTTGTCGAAAATGAACATCGGATCAGGCAGGCCATCCGCGGATTGAAAGCATGGATGACCCACTGA
- a CDS encoding aminotransferase class IV, with amino-acid sequence MDDPLSQRLFGYYNGRYLPTEDIRLPVYDLLILRGLGVFDYLRTYHRVPFLLDDHLERFFRSADEMEIAHGISPDHLRDVIYHLAAISPLPESAFRLLLTPGMGDHSLMPGHPSLVVLTEAIHPFPAQWYQTGIAAKTISFDRYRPLAKSVMYSQAVLELALARQEGFQEVIYKTGEYLTEGTTCNLFFIRENELITPSNLVLHGTRRRFVMNLAGDCGFSVLERPVSIHELSSFQECFITSTTREILPVCSIDHQTIGSGKPGPVTRMLHQTYTARVMKESGTPS; translated from the coding sequence ATGGATGACCCACTGAGTCAACGGCTGTTTGGCTATTACAATGGTCGTTACCTGCCGACAGAAGACATTCGTCTGCCTGTCTACGATTTGCTGATCCTCAGGGGATTGGGTGTTTTCGATTACCTGCGTACGTATCATCGGGTTCCCTTCCTGCTTGATGACCATCTGGAACGGTTTTTCCGATCTGCCGATGAAATGGAAATCGCCCATGGGATCAGTCCGGACCATCTCCGGGATGTGATTTACCATCTTGCAGCCATTTCCCCATTGCCTGAATCAGCCTTCAGACTGCTTCTGACTCCGGGAATGGGTGATCACTCGCTGATGCCTGGTCATCCATCACTGGTGGTGCTTACCGAGGCCATTCATCCGTTCCCTGCCCAATGGTATCAAACGGGGATCGCAGCAAAAACCATTTCCTTCGATCGTTACCGGCCACTTGCAAAATCGGTCATGTACTCACAGGCTGTTCTCGAGCTGGCCCTGGCCAGGCAGGAAGGATTTCAGGAGGTTATTTATAAAACCGGTGAGTATCTGACAGAGGGCACTACCTGCAATTTGTTTTTTATCCGGGAAAACGAACTGATCACACCTTCCAATCTGGTTCTGCACGGAACCCGCCGACGGTTTGTAATGAATCTTGCGGGGGACTGTGGGTTTTCGGTTCTTGAAAGACCGGTTTCTATTCATGAGCTCAGTTCTTTCCAGGAATGCTTCATCACCAGTACCACACGGGAAATTCTTCCGGTCTGCTCCATTGACCACCAAACCATTGGCAGTGGCAAACCAGGTCCGGTCACCCGGATGCTGCATCAGACCTATACTGCCCGGGTAATGAAAGAGTCCGGAACTCCATCCTGA